A portion of the Colius striatus isolate bColStr4 chromosome 1, bColStr4.1.hap1, whole genome shotgun sequence genome contains these proteins:
- the PDE6H gene encoding retinal cone rhodopsin-sensitive cGMP 3',5'-cyclic phosphodiesterase subunit gamma yields the protein MSENPTTNLNAGEAQTGPTTPRKGPPKFKQRQTRQFKSKPPKKGVKGFGDDIPGMEGLGTDITVICPWEAFSHLELHELAQFGII from the exons ATGAGTGAGAACCCAACCACCAACCTCAATGCTGGAGAGGCTCAAACGGGTCCCACCACACCACGCAAGGGGCCTCCCAAGTTCAAGCAGAGACAGACAAGGCAGTTCAAGAGCAAGCCCCCTAAAAAAGGAGTAAAAGG GTTTGGAGATGACATCCCAGGCATGGAAGGATTGGGCACAG ATATCACAGTGATTTGCCCGTGGGAAGCTTTCAGCCATCTGGAACTGCACGAGCTGGCCCAGTTTGGGATCATCTAA